One window from the genome of Populus alba chromosome 15, ASM523922v2, whole genome shotgun sequence encodes:
- the LOC118033373 gene encoding NAP1-related protein 1: MVADNKGKKLKVAEKGEEDNNQIDEELVISIEKLQEIQDDLEKINEEASDKVLEVEQKYNEIRRPVYDKRNEIIKSIPDFWLTAFLSHPALGTLLSEEDQKVFKYLSSLEVEDSKDVKSGYSITFNFESNPYFEETKLTKSFSFHDEGTTEITSTPINWKEGMGLPNGVSHEKKGNKRLWADESFFSWFGNTQPKGMIDDMQDEVAEIIKEDLWPNPLSYFNTDPDDEDFDGDEGDEEDKDSDDSEEDDDEQDDDDDEEEDDDDDADK; encoded by the exons ATGGTGGCAGACAACAAGGGTAAGAAGTTGAAGGTAGCGGAGAAAGGCGAGGAGGACAATAACCAAATCGATGAAGAACTCGTTATCTCTATCGAGAAGCTCCAGGAGATCCAAGACGATCTCGAAAAG ataaacGAAGAGGCAAGCGATAAGGTCTTGGAAGTAGAGCAAAAGTATAATGAGATACGCAGGCCAGTTTATGATAAGCGGAATGAGATCATTAAATCGATTCCAGACTTCTGGTTGACTGCG TTTCTAAGCCATCCTGCTCTTGGTACTCTTTTGAGTGAAGAGGATCAAAAG GTATTCAAATATTTAAGTTCGCTGGAAGTGGAGGATTCAAAAGATGTCAAATCTGGTTATTCAATAACATTT AACTTTGAATCCAACCCTTACTTTGAGGAGACAAAGCTTACAAAATCGTTTTCCTTCCATGATGAAGGAACGACAGAGATAACATCTACACCAATCAACTGGAAAGAGGGCATG GGTCTACCAAATGGAGTCAGTCATGAAAAGAAAGGGAACAAGAGGCTTTGGGCTGATGAAAG CTTCTTTAGCTGGTTTGGTAACACTCAGCCAAAAGGCATGATTGATGACATGCAAGATGAG gTAGCAGAGATCATTAAGGAGGATTTATGGCCCAATCCACTCTCATATTTTAACAct GATCCTGATGATGAGGACTTTGATGGGGATGAAGGAGATGAAGAG GACAAGGATAGCGATGACTCTGAAGAGGATGATGATGAGCAagatgacgatgacgatgaagaagaagacgacgacgacgacgcaGACAAATGA
- the LOC118033372 gene encoding HVA22-like protein a isoform X2 — protein MGSGTGSFLKVLLENFDVLAGYASIRAIETKSHVDDKQWLTYWILYSMITLFELTFAKVIEWIPIWPFAKLILTCWLVVPYFSGAAYVYENFVRPFYANPQETINILYVPRKKDIFSKPDDVLSAAEKYIEENGTYAFEKLITKDKSRRSSGYTFFDGDRDDRY, from the exons ATGGGATCTGGGACTGGAAGCTTTTTAAAGGTTCTTCTTGAGAACTTTGACGTTCTTGCTGG ATATGCCTCAATTAGGGCAATCGAGACAAAATCTCATGTTGATGATAAGCAATGGCTTACTTACTGGATTCTTTATTCCATGATCACTCTCTTTGAGCTCACCTTTGCCAAAGTCATTGAGTG GATACCAATCTGGCCATTTGCGAAGCTCATTTTGACCTGCTGGTTGGTCGTTCCATACTTCAGTGGTGCTGCATACGTTTACGAGAACTTTGTGAGACCTTTCTATGCCAACCCACAGGAAACCATTAATATATTGTATGTGCCAAGAAAGAAGGATATCTTCAGCAAACCAGATGATGTTCTATCTGCCGCAGAGAAATACATTGAAGAGAATGGGACTTATGCTTTTGAGAAGCTCATTACCAAG GATAAGTCCAGGAGGAGTAGCGGCTATACATTCTTTGATGGTGACAGGGATGACCGATACTGA
- the LOC118033374 gene encoding protein PHYTOCHROME KINASE SUBSTRATE 3-like — MDSKSPDLHEASFSSYLTKQEDNFVLKLTDQSVQFTHPAKITSSQEISLPARSERTKAEEGEISVFGAERYFNMKLDDDGPRIVDNINAGKYVHEKEYPVDRQQMRPRSRLGTPSVSSEASWNSQKALLPNPLRNSSPTRHQKVNERWFFSGFSCINGSCSDKKSVYTDKNIGHRGITHGKELRRESARNPIGPEGTRKQSQSRLIQVKDEFHSPSFKRTSVGSKRREYFVLPCVNSGVQNLNLKGGDQQKIIEDDPRISLEVFGSHLIKKEDIALNLERKLSVLAWDAIPKSPNLPPTSASSCQMYEDIESDGSSDLFEIENLSGSSHLQPIFTKQTSDGMSSCMMTPTSRYYEPSEGSIEWSVVTASAADFSAVSVDYDEKMVAVGNSIINPGLASTVPRRSRPNGLLGCNSQKAVDVAEAAHKRNDRAKSHSQQLRRTDAPIPVLRNLQAHENMVKDPDFP; from the coding sequence ATGGACAGCAAGAGCCCTGATCTTCACGAGGCCTCGTTTTCTTCTTATCTCACCAAACAAGAAGACAATTTTGTACTTAAGCTGACAGATCAGTCGGTGCAGTTTACCCATCCTGCCAAAATCACTTCAAGCCAAGAGATTTCCCTCCCTGCCAGGTCAGAGAGGACTAAAGCTGAAGAGGGGGAAATCAGCGTCTTTGGCGCGGAGAGATACTTCAATATGAAACTGGATGATGATGGTCCAAGAATCGTTGACAATATTAATGCAGGAAAGTACGTGCATGAGAAAGAATACCCGGTTGATCGACAACAAATGAGACCGAGAAGCAGATTAGGAACTCCAAGTGTGAGTTCTGAAGCGAGTTGGAACAGTCAAAAAGCTTTGCTACCAAATCCCCTGAGAAATTCATCTCCAACCAGGCACCAGAAAGTCAATGAAAGATGGTTCTTCTCAGGCTTTTCCTGCATTAATGGCTCTTGCTCAGACAAGAAATCTGTTTATACGGATAAAAATATTGGTCACAGAGGGATCACTCATGGAAAAGAGCTCAGGAGGGAATCTGCTCGCAATCCTATCGGACCGGAAGGGACTAGAAAGCAGTCTCAATCAAGACTAATCCAGGTGAAAGATGAGTTTCACAGCCCGAGCTTTAAAAGAACGAGTGTTGGTTCAAAAAGAAGAGAGTACTTTGTGTTGCCATGCGTTAATTCTGGGGTGCAAAATCTGAATCTTAAAGGAGGGGATCAACAGAAGATCATAGAAGACGACCCACGAATATCCCTAGAGGTGTTCGGCTCCCATTTGATTAAGAAGGAAGATATAGCACTGAATCTGGAGAGAAAGCTGTCGGTGCTAGCTTGGGATGCCATCCCAAAATCCCCAAACCTCCCACCCACCTCCGCCAGCAGCTGCCAGATGTATGAAGACATTGAAAGCGATGGCAGTTCGGATCTGTTCGAGATTGAGAACCTGTCTGGAAGCTCACATCTACAGCCTATATTCACCAAGCAAACATCTGATGGCATGTCTAGCTGCATGATGACACCAACCAGCCGGTACTATGAACCAAGTGAGGGAAGCATTGAATGGAGTGTAGTCACCGCCAGCGCTGCTGATTTCTCAGCTGTTTCAGTGGACTACGATGAAAAGATGGTGGCTGTCGGAAATAGCATAATTAATCCGGGTTTAGCATCCACGGTGCCCAGAAGAAGCCGCCCAAACGGCCTGTTGGGATGCAACAGTCAGAAAGCAGTAGATGTTGCTGAAGCTGCACACAAGAGAAACGACAGGGCGAAGTCTCACTCGCAGCAGCTTCGAAGGACAGACGCGCCCATCCCAGTACTGCGGAATTTACAGGCTCATGAGAATATGGTGAAAGATCCTGATTTCCCTTGA
- the LOC118033372 gene encoding HVA22-like protein a isoform X1, with product MGSGTGSFLKVLLENFDVLAGPVISLVYPLYASIRAIETKSHVDDKQWLTYWILYSMITLFELTFAKVIEWIPIWPFAKLILTCWLVVPYFSGAAYVYENFVRPFYANPQETINILYVPRKKDIFSKPDDVLSAAEKYIEENGTYAFEKLITKDKSRRSSGYTFFDGDRDDRY from the exons ATGGGATCTGGGACTGGAAGCTTTTTAAAGGTTCTTCTTGAGAACTTTGACGTTCTTGCTGG GCCTGTGATTAGTCTTGTTTATCCTTT ATATGCCTCAATTAGGGCAATCGAGACAAAATCTCATGTTGATGATAAGCAATGGCTTACTTACTGGATTCTTTATTCCATGATCACTCTCTTTGAGCTCACCTTTGCCAAAGTCATTGAGTG GATACCAATCTGGCCATTTGCGAAGCTCATTTTGACCTGCTGGTTGGTCGTTCCATACTTCAGTGGTGCTGCATACGTTTACGAGAACTTTGTGAGACCTTTCTATGCCAACCCACAGGAAACCATTAATATATTGTATGTGCCAAGAAAGAAGGATATCTTCAGCAAACCAGATGATGTTCTATCTGCCGCAGAGAAATACATTGAAGAGAATGGGACTTATGCTTTTGAGAAGCTCATTACCAAG GATAAGTCCAGGAGGAGTAGCGGCTATACATTCTTTGATGGTGACAGGGATGACCGATACTGA